A genomic segment from Nicotiana sylvestris chromosome 1, ASM39365v2, whole genome shotgun sequence encodes:
- the LOC104241765 gene encoding uncharacterized protein, translating to MASRGNPGRSSIDFYLRNEEGDLVYSCGKEIQELTNTQVETRAILEALKHYLTNEMNNIWVETDSILLKKVITREWKPPWVIEEEVKEIRQMLMLCNGRITHIFREGNKLANHLANYALDQEVIECHSFHQLDTQGRRLVNGDKMQCPFLRVKASRQ from the coding sequence ATGGCCTCGAGAGGTAATCCAGGTAGGAGTTCAATTGACTTTTACTTGAGGAATGAGGAAGGAGATCTAGTCTATTCGTGTGGAAAAGAAATTCAAGAGCTGACAAACACTCAAGTAGAAACAAGGGCAATTTTGGAGGCCCTGAAACATTATTTGACTAATGAGATGAATAACATATGGGTAGAAACTGATTCTATACTGCTTAAGAAGGTCATCACAAGGGAGTGGAAACCACCATGGGTTATTGAGGAGGAAGTGAAAGAGATAAGGCAGATGCTAATGCTGTGCAATGGCAGGATAACACATATTTTCAGAGAGGGGAACAAGCTAGCTAATCATTTGGCAAACTATGCTCTTGATCAAGAAGTCATAGAATGCCACTCTTTTCATCAGCTGGATACACAAGGCAGAAGACTAGTTAATGGAGACAAAATGCAATGTCCATTTCTGAGAGTAAAGGCTTCGAGGCAGTAG